The segment AGAAACGTACAAAGGCTATCCTTGATGATAGCATGCGTGACGGGAACCATGTATTTAACTTGGGTCACGGTGTCACACCAGATGTCAATCCAGAAACATTGAAAAAGCTTACTGAGCTGATTCATACGTATTCCAAAAGATAAGAATTTTCATGAAGAGGTGCTGTAAAATGGGAAGGAAAAAAATAGGATTATTAGTAATGGCGTATGGTACGCCATATAAGGAAGCGGATATTGAACGTTATTATACACATATTCGTCATGGCAGAAAACCTGCTGAAGATGCACTGCAGGATTTAAAAGATCGCTATAAAGCAATAGGTGGTATTTCACCATTGGCGAGAATTACAGAACAACAGGCAAAAGCGATTGAAGAAAGTGTTAATGCCAAACAAGATGAATACGAATTTAAAGCATACATTGGTTTGAAGCATATTGAACCATTTATTGAAGATGCAGTAGAAGAAATGGCAAAAGACGGAGTTGAACAGGCTGTCTCGATCGTATTAGCACCACACTATTCTACATTCAGTGTGAAATCCTATAATCAGCGGGCAAATGATGCAGCCGAAAAACATGGTGTCACATCTCTCACTTCTGTGGAGAGCTGGTATAATGCACCAGGCTTTATCGACTATTGGGCTATGCAGATTGATAGTGTCTATCAGCAACTCACTAATGATGAGAAAGAAAAAGCTGTATTAATCGTTTCTGCACACAGTTTACCAGAGAAAATCCTGCAAGATGGTGATCCTTATCCGGAACAGTTAGCTGAAACTGCGAAACTTATCATTGAAAAAACAGCGATTAAAAATTATGAAATCGGCTGGCAAAGTGAAGGGAACACCCCTGATCCATGGCTTGGTCCGGATGTGCAAGATTTAACACGTGATCTTTACGAGCAAAAAGGATATCGCTCATTCATCTATGCTCCTGTTGGATTTATTGCAGATCACCTGGAAGTTTTATATGACAATGATTATGAATGTAAAGTTGTTTGTGAAGAACTGGGGGCCAATTATTATCGCCCAGAAATGCCAAATGTACATCCGCAATTTATCGATACATTAGCAGATGTCGTTTTAAAACAAGCAACGCGTGATGTGTGATGGCACGTAAAAATATTGTAGTTGTAGGAGGCGGAATAACCGGGTTAACCGCCGCTTACTATTTACAAAAAGAGATAAAGGAAAAAAGACTGCCGTATGATGTGAAGTTAGTTGAAGCAAGCAATCGCTTAGGCGGAAAAATAAAAACGATGAAGCGAGATGGCTTTACGATTGAACAGGGTCCAGATTCATTACTAGCCAGGAAACAACCTGCAGTAAAGCTTGTGGAGGAACTGGGACTTCAAGATCAAATTGTCCGTAACGCCACTGGTCAATCTTATATTTTAGTGAAAAATAAATTGCATAAAATGCCAAAAGGAACATTTATGGGGATCCCCAAAAATATCCGTCCCTTGTTGTCTTCCAATCTCATTTCCGCTAAAGGGAAGGGGAGAGCTTTAGTTGATTTGGTTTTACCAAGAGGAAAAGAAGCGGCTGACCAGTCACTTGGCGTTTTCTTCCGTCGTCGTTTCGGAAATGAATTGCTGATCAATCAAATTGATCCACTATTATCTGGAATTCATTCTGGTGATATTGATGAAATGAGTCTGAAGGCGACTTATCCTATCTTTTATAAGTTGGAGCAGGAATATGGCAGTGTGATGAAGGGATTAAAGAAAACAATGCCGAAGCCAGACAAAAGTAAGGAGAAGAATCCTACTGGAGCCTTTTTCTCTTTGGAAAATGGCTTGGAAACATTAATTGATAGCCTTGCTGAGAAATTGGATGAGGACACTGTAACGGTTAGTAATCCAGTGGATCATGTGGAGAAAAAGGATAATGGTTACCATCTTTTATTAAGTAATGGGGACGTTGAAAAAGCGGATGTTGTTATCATGGCCACACCGCATTTCACTGTGCCAAGGTTGTTTAGTCAATATGATTTCTTTAAAACGCTCGACGACATGCCGGCAACCTCAACAGCGAATGTTGTATTGGCTTTTGATCAATCAGCGATTAAAAAAGATATTGATGGGACAGGATTTCTTGTATCCAAAAGCAGTAATTACCGGATAACCGCATGTACATGGACACATAAAAAATGGCCGATAACGACCCCGGACGGAAAAATATTATTACGGTGTTATGTTGGCAGACCCAATGATCAGTCTGTTGTAGATATGACAGACGCGGAATTGACCGAAATTGTCTTGAAGGATTTAAAGAAAACGATGAAAATTACATCCGATCCAGAATTCAGTGTGATCACACGCTGGAAAAATGCAAGACCGCAATATACGGTTGGGCATTTGGAGCGGATTACAGCAGTGCGTAACCAGACACGAAAATATTTGCCTGGTACGTTTTTAACAGGAAGTTCCTATGACGGTGTTGGTATACCGGATTGTATTGATCAAGGTGAGAAGACTGCTCATGAAGTAGTAGAATTTTTGCGAGGGTAAGTAGATGCTGGCTTCAAACAATGTTCATTTGTTTGGAGCCAGCTTTTTGTATAATTGGAAATGAAATTAGTGGTGTTGGGAAATTTTATAGACAAAAATAGAAAATGGCCGGGGAAAGTTCCGGCCATTCCTTGGACGTTATTTATTCATAGCTTTTTTCCAATTCATCAACAAGTGAGCCAATGTAGGCGACAGCTTCTTTAATGGCGTCAGGTTTTGACATATCTACACCTGCTTGTTTGATAAGGTCAAGCGGTTTTTTAGTACCACCAGCTTTGAGTACATTGAGCCAGCGATCGACTGCTGGTTGCCCTTCTGATTGTATCTTCTTAGCAACTGCAGTAGAAACGGTCAAACCTGCTGAATACGTATATGGATATAGTCCCATATAATAGTGCGGCTGACGCATCCATGTAAGGCCTGCACCTTCATCAAATGTTACCGTGTCACCCCAGAAATTTTCCAGCGCCTCACGTTTTTGTTGTGATAATACAGTTGCTGTTAGCGGGGTATCTGCTTCTGCTAATTCATATACACGACGTTGGAATTCGCCCTCTAGTAAATGGGTAACGAAATTATGATAATATGTGCCAAGCAATTGCGTGATTACCCAGCGCCTCATCCGTTTGTCATCGGTTTTTGCAAGTAAGTGATTAGCCAGCAGCATCTCGTTCATCGTTGATGGTGCTTCCACGAAATAGGTGGATGGTCGTGTATTAACGAGTGATTGATTCTTGCCTGCAAGATAGAAATGTCCGGCATGCCCTAATTCATGTGCTAGTACAAAAGCGCCACGCATTGTATCCGTCCATGTTAATAAAATATATGGATGGACACCGTATGGGCTTGCACAAAATGCGCCAGTAGATTTACCTACATTATCAGCTAAATCCACCCAACGTTCCTGGATCGCTTTCTTCATAATTTCGCCGTATTCAGGACCCATTACTTCAAGTGCTTCAAGAATAGTAGATATAGCCTCCTCATAAGTCGTTTCAGGATTGAACTCCGGATCCAGAGGGGCTTTCAAATCACTGAAATGCAGCTCATCCAGGCCAAGCTTTTCTTGTTTTAATTTAGCATAGCGACGCATATGTGGTGCCAATTCTTGCTGTATAACATCCAATTGATTATGATACATACCCTTTGTAACCTCTTGCGGTTGCAGGAGCATATCTGTAACAGAATCATAGGAACGCAGGCGTGACATAATAACCTGTTTTTTTACCTCTGTTGCATATGTTGCAGCGAACGTATTTTTATACTGATCTAATGTTTTGGTAAACGAATTATACGCATTACGACGCGTTGTTTTATCTGGAGCTAATTCATAGCGGTCTTCATATAATGCAGCTGACATCGGCAGTTCGGATCCATCTTCACCTGTGATCGAATCAAATTCCATGTCGGAGGACTTGCTGCGCCCGTATATCATGTATGGTGCACTATGTACTTCACTAAGTGCCGCTAATGTTTCCTCAAGCTCAGGTGTGAGTGTATAAGGTTTTCTCTCCGCAATGTCCTGAAGTGCTTTTTGATAGATTTGCAGTTTTGGTTCTTCTTTTAAAAATTGCTGAATTGTTTCATCAGAAAGACGCAATAATTCGGATTGAATAAAGGAAAGCTTTGTGTTAATAGTCGCTAGAGCTGAAGAGACCTTTGCCGAGTCGCGTTGATTGTCAGGATTTGTCCCATCAGCACTTGATTTTAAAGAGGCGTAGGTAGCTACTCTGGTAACCCTTTCCTGGAGTTGTTCTTGGGCTCTGAGTCCGTTTAGTAAGTTCGCGGCACTTGCGCCTAATTTTCCTTTAAATTGTGTTACCTCACTGACATCCTCCTGGACTTTGGCTAGTTCGAGTTCCCAAGCCTCATTGGATGTAAATAAATCGTTTAAGTTCCATTTCTGTTCTTCAGGAACCTCCGCGCGTTTCCATCTTTTTGTTGAAGTAGTTGTCAATTTCATTCCCCCTCCACGTTATTTCGGTACTCTAATTAACTATAATATAAAAACAAAAAGAATGATACAATTTTTCTGTTTTAAAAAAAGGAAGCATGGGATCTGCTTCCCGATAGATCGGGGGAACCGTTCCATGCTTCTTGATATGGAGTATAATGTTATAGTACAGTAAAAATGAAATCCTTAATTACCGTGCTGGGTGATCACAATCATCACATAAATTGATGTAGCAATCAGCTTTTTCGTGGATGTCATGGCCGCATTGTGCACATTTTTTACGAGGCAGGTTTCTAAAAAATTCAACAACGTTAATCATGGATATCCCCCTTTGACTTGTTAAATGTATTGTACTACAACAGTATTCGTTCAGTCAATAGTGTGTTACAACAAATTTTAAGCAATGGAGTGAATTTTATATGAAATTAACTGTAATCGGTTGCTGGGGTGGTTACCCCGCCCCAAATGGCGCAACATCTTCGTATTTAATTGAAAAAGATAATTTTTCTTTATTAGTTGATGCAGGAAGTGGTGCCCTGTCCAAATTACAAACGTATAAACAGGTTTCTGATATTGATGCTGTACTCTTGTCCCATTATCATCATGATCACGTCGCGGATATTGGTGTATTGCAGTATGGTAAACTTGTACAATCTTACGCGTTGGGGAATGAGGAAATATTGCCGATATATGGACATGCTGAGGATACACAAGGTTTTGCTAAACTAACACATAATTACACCAAAGGAATTGCTTATGATCCAAACGCAAAACTGGAGTTGGGCCCGTTTGTTATTACATTTTTAAAAACGGATCATCCTGTTCCATGTTACGGGATGCGGGTCACCGATGGAGAGAGTACGCTTGTTTATACTGCTGATACAAGTTTTAAAGAGGAATGGATTGATTTTGCGAAGCAGGCGGATTTGCTTATTACGGACTGTAACTTTTATGCTGAGCAGGATGGTTCAAAAGCGGGACATATGACGAGCAAAGAAGGGGGGATCATTGCTGAAAAGGCAAATGTGAAAGAGTTGATGCTAAGCCATTTGCCGCAATATGGTCAAAAGTCTCAATTAGTAATTGAGGCAAAGCGGTATTATGAGGGAGTCGTTCATTTAGCGGAAGAAGGATTTATTTGGGGATAGGTTAAGTGTATTCGTTGATTGCCATTATTTTTTCCAGTAAACTAATGTTAGATTGAAAATTAAAGGCTGTTTTCAAAAGTTTTAGTTTTTGACACAAAAGATATAAAAGACGACGTAAGGTCTTTTATATCAACTGTGAAGATTTAAAAGCAACTATACTTACAAAAAGAGTCAAATTAAAAGAAAGGGGTTTACTAGTGAAATTTATAGATAATCAAGGGATTACAGATCCAATGGTTAACCTGGCACTGGAAGAATATATTTTAGAAAATTTTGGCGAACAGGATTCTTATTTATTGTTCTATGTGAACAAGCCTTCCATTATTATCGGTAGAAATCAGAACTCCGTTGAGGAAATTAATACGGAATATGTTGATGAAAACGGGATAAAAGTTGTTCGTCGCCTGTCAGGTGGAGGAGCCGTGTATCATGATGAAATGAATTTAAATTTCAGTTTTATTACACAGGATGATGGAAATAGCTTTCAAAATTTCCAACGGTTCACCCAGCCAATCGTTGATGCATTAAATAAAATCGGCGTACCTGCGCAATTACACGGAAGGAACGACCTAGCGGCAAACGGTCGTAAAATTTCCGGTAATGCGATGTTTTCAACGAGAGGGCGGATGTTCAGTCATGGAACATTAATGCTTGATTCGGAAATTGAAAATGTCGTTTCCGCTTTAAATGTAAATAAAGAAAAAATCGAATCAAAAGGAATCAAATCTATTCGCAGCCGTGTAGCAAATATTTCCGAATTTCTGGATGAGAAAATTACCATGGACGAATTCAAAGCGCTTATTTTGCGACATGTTTTTGATGTAGAAGATATCAAAGACGTTCCACGCCATGAGTTAACCGACAAAGATTGGGAGAATATTCATCAAATCTCCAAGAAACGTTATCAGCAATGGGATTGGAACTATGGTAAATCACCATCTTTTAATATTCAAGCATCACATAAATTTGATGCCGGTTTGGTGGACGTTCGTCTGGATGTTAAAAAAGGCGTTATCGAAAACTGCAAAATTTATGGTGACTTCTTTGGCGTTGGAAATGTAGGAGTTATCGAAGACAGCCTGACTGGTGTTCGTCATGAACGAAAAGCGATTGAAGAAGCATTAGCAGATGTCGAGGTATCACATTACCTTGGACGAATAACGAAAGAAGATTTTATTAACTTAATCTATTAATTGAAAGGCAGCTCATGGCAGAATGAGCTGCTATTTTTTTTTATCAAAATTGATTATAAAAATAACCCGAAAAATCAACTATTTCATTAGAAATTGCTGAAAAATAAAAAGTTTTTTCATGAAATTCAATTTTTATATAGCTTTTTATGTTGAAATTTGGTAAATTAATAATTAGCCACTTTCTTTTCGTTTAAAAACGAAAGGATGATAAATATGTATAATGATTTTTATACTCCAACTTATGAAATTACCCCAATGACCATGGCAGTTATCGTGCAACACGGTGACAATGGCAAGTCAGCCAGATTCATATTGGAAGAAGACTTTGAATATGTTGTCGACCATTCTCCAACTAAAATTATTGATTCAGCTTGCAAGTTCTTTGGTGCCAGCCTAAAGGGTAGACAGGATGGAACACGTGATATATGTGGATTAACACATAAAGCACCGATCTCGATTGACCCTTCCAGTGGGATGTACTTTTTTCCTACATGCTCACCTGCAAATCCTAAATGTTCTTGGATTGCTCATTCCCATATTGACCAAATCAATAAAGCAACAAATCACCGTACAGAAATCATTTTCAAAAATGGGAAGCAAATTATTCTCGACGTTTCTTTTGGTTCCATGCTGAATCAAGTACAGCGAACGGCGCAATATCGCTACCTACTCGATAATCGGATTAAGTTTTTGCAGAAACATAAGGCTGATATGGTAGCCGAGCCATTACCATGAGTTCCTGTATAATCGCTTCAACTTTGTTTCGAATAACGGGATTAAAGTAGTTACGTATCTCCTCCCTGCCCCTGCAAAGGAATAGAAAAGATGAAAACGACTCATTCCTGTTTCCTGCAACGACTTTGATGTTTTTATTCTTCATTATTTTTTGTAACTCCCTGCGTTCATTCGTAGCTTCAGATGCCATATTTTCCAATAATTCAACATAAGGTTCTTTAATTTTAAAGGCTCCTTTTTGAACATGTTCGATATCTTGTTTGATAACAGTTATTGCCATTGAAAGAAATAGGAATCGTGAAGCTACCCGCAGTTCTTCATCCGTAAGATAGCGCATAAGTTAATCCCTCCATCTAAGAACGTTTGTTCCTTATGTATATTATATGATATAATGAATAAAAAATATACCCTAAATGGAAAAGAAAGTGGCTAAATATGACGTTAGACTATGCATATTAAAATGTTTACATTAAAATAAACATAATGGAACGAAATAAAAAGCGTTTGTATACATGAATGAGGAGATTTAACTAAATGTACTTAATGAACATCGATTTTTCTGATTGGAAAGGCATTCTTGAGAATGAGGGATGGGAGGAATTTATTCAGCAGTTGCTGAGTGAGTATGAAAGTCTTGGGCCATTACCGGGAATTTTATTGCCATTTATTGAGGCACTTCTTCCTTTTCTTCCATTAATAGTGTTTGTTATTGCAAATGCCGCAGCATATGGGTTATTAGAAGGATTTCTATTATCCTGGATTGGTGCTAGTTCAGGAGCAGTTGTTGTTTTTCTCATTATACGTAAACTTAGTAATACGCGAATAGTGAAGTCCATACGCAAAAATAAACAAGTGAAAATCGTAACTACATGGCTGGAACGGCATGGATTCGGACCTCTTTTTCTACTCATGTGTTTTCCCTTTTCACCATCTTCAGTTATTAATGTGGTAGCTGGATTATCAAAAATTAGCCTACAGCAATTTATCTTGGCTATACTACTTGGAAAATCAGTAATGATCTTTTCGATTGCCTATGTAGGAGCAAGTATTACGGAATTTGCCCAAAATCCGGTACGAACCATTATAGTCGGTGTTTGTATTGTATTATTTTGGATAATAGGTAAATATATCGAAAAAAGATTGGAAAAGAAAGCGATGCTAAAAGACAATCCGAACCTTGAACAAAAGGATTAAAACCCTTCAAACGGGGTATTATGATGATAGATCATATTACCCTGGAGGAAGGTTTAAAAATGAAAAAATTAAATTATCGTAGAATTATCCCGGTGATTATTTTCACGTTGGTACTAGTAGTAGTCTTTCGATCCCTTTTCTTTGCAAGTTATGAAGTAGATGGTGAATCGATGGAGCCAACATTAAATGATGGTAATTTATTAATGGTAAATACATTCATTTATGACATAACAGAAGTTGATCGATTTGATGTCATCGTATTTCATGCAAATCAACAGGCCGATTATGTGAAGCGAGTAATTGGATTGCCTGGTGATACGGTCGAATATAAGAATGACTCCCTTTATGTGAACGGTGAGCATTGGGATGAAGCGTTTCTTGAATCATATGCCCAAGCCAGTGATTCGACACCATTTACAAATGATTTTACCTTAACAGAAATAACCGGGAAGGAAGAAGTGCCAGAAGGAAAGCTTTTTGTTATGGGAGATAATCGGCAGGATAGCTTAGACAGCAGATCCTTTGGTTTTATATCGGCAGAACAGCTTGTTGGAAAAGTTGATATTAAATACTGGCCGCTTAATCAAAATAGTTTCACGCTCGGCAAATAGTTATGTTAGAGCTTTTATCTTTGATAGAATTAGATAGAAGCTCTATTTTTAAGGCTCTTTTCGTAAGTATTGTTGCTTTTAAATCTTCGCAGTTGATATAAAAGACGACAGAGTGAAAAGAATTGTGAACTGTGATACCGCTACGGAAATACATTCGGCGCGCCTTAGGGCGGCTGGTGAGCCTCCTCGTGCTGACGCACTGCGGGGTCTCACCAGCCTTTAGCTCCCGCAGGAGTCTCCATGTATTTCCTTCGCTGGTGTTGGCTTATTATATATTATTTGTGTAATAAAACGAGACTGTTTCGTGCTGTCACTAGTCCGGGTGAGTGGAGGGCAGTCGACTCCTGCGGGAACAAATGTCTTCGGTGGGACGAGCATTTACGCGCAGTCCCAGCACGTGTCCGAAGACCCCGCAGCGGTGGTTTTTCCGCGAGGCAGGTTAAGTTCGCGACGTCCTGTCGCAACACCTGCACTAGCACGTCGTGTGCGTCGAAGGCTGAGGCCGTGCCCTAAGGTCCGCGATTGCCCGGAACGATCCCGGACGGTAGTGAATATTGCACATTATGTCTTCTTGTATAACTTTTGTACCAAAAACAACTACCTTTTAGAAAACAGCTATTTTTTATAAAACTAGAATAAACGGGGGATTATGATGGGAATCCGATTTTTGTTGGGAAGAGCCGGTACAGGAAAAAGCGGCAGGTCCCTTGATGAAATAAAAGAAAAACTGCTGGATGACCCACAAGGTCCCAAGCTTTTTTATATTGTTCCAGATCAAATGACATTTCAGCAGGAATATGCCCTGTTCAATGATAAGGATATAAAGGGAAGCATCCGCGGGCAAGTTGTTAGTTTCTCCAGGTTGGCATGGCGGGTACTCCAGGAAACCGGCGGCGGAACCAGGCAATTCATTAGCTCGGTCGGTATTCAAATGATGCTCAGGAAAATTATTGAGGAAAGACAGGGGGACTGGCGCGTTTTTCAAAAGGCGATGGAGAAGCAAGGATTCCTCGATCAATTGGAGAACATGATTACCGAATTCAAACGATATGAAGTCACGCCAGACGATCTCCAAACACAAATACACCAAATAAAGCAGTATGTACATAAAGAGCCTGGTGAAGAGGCATTAGCTGCAAAGTTGGAAGATTTAGCTTACATCTATGAAAAATTGATATACGCACTTGAAGGTAATTATATTGACTCTGAAGACCAATTACAGTTACTGACAAATAAGATTCAGGAATCAACGTTACTAGAGGATGCAGAAATATATTTTGATGGGTTTCACCGATTTACTCCGAAAGAGCTAACGGTAGTAGAAGCATTAATGAAAAAATGCAGACGTGTAACGGTTACGCTGACAGTTGATCATCAACAAGATACAGAGGTTTCCGAACTGGATCTGTTTTATCAAACAACAGAAACCTATCATGTCCTGCAGGAAATTGCCCGTAACAACCAAATTAATATTGAAGAAACAGTTGAATTGGATCCAGCGAACGGCAGATTCAAGGACCGACCGTATCTGGCTCATTTGGAAAGTAATTTTGATGTCAGACCTGCACTAACTTTTGACGGGGAAGCACCCTTGAATATTGCCGAGGCTGTTCATCCCCGCGCGGAGGTCGAAGGAGCCGCACAGGAAATTATCCGTCTCGTTCGTGAAGAGAACTATCGATTTCAGGACATCGCTGTATTTATAAGAGAGACAGGTACATACCATGATTTGATTGATACGATATTTAGTGATCATGATATCCCTGTGTTTATTGATGAAAAACGAACGATGCTCAATCATGCATTAATCGAATTTATTCGTTCTGCATTGGATGTTGTCGAAGGGAATTGGCGCTATGATGCTGTTTTTCGTCTGTTGAAGACCGGATTCATTCCATCGTCAAACCCCGATTTTCCATTAACGAATGATGCCATTGATGAATTGGAAAATTACGTACTTGAATATGGTATTCGTTCCAGATCGAGCTGGACTGGCGACAAGGAGTGGGTTTTCCAGCGTTTCCGAGGCTTTGATCAGGCAGCACAAACCGATTCAGAAAAAGAAATACAACAACGAATAAACAAGTACCGATATCAAGTCGCACGAGCATTAAAACCTTTTGATGAGCAAATAAGAAATGCTCGTACAGTGCAGGAATTATGTGAGATAACCTATACGTTATTGGAAGATCTCGATGTACCAAAGCGCTTAGAGCAGACACGCGAGATATACGATGATCGAGGAGAAATAGAAAAAGGCAGGGAACAGGAACAAGTATGGAATGCGGTTATTCAGTTATTTGATGAAATGGTTGAAATAGCCGGCGAAGAAAGCATGACCTTATCGACACTTCGAACAACCTTGGATGCTGGTTTTGAGACATTGAAATTTGCCCATGTTCCACCAACTATTGACCATGTGATTGTTGGTACAATTGACCGTTCGAGAATTAGCGGAATTAAATGTGCATTTTTGCTAGGGGTCAATGATGGCGTTTGGCCAATGAAGCCGGCTGCGGATGGAATGATTAATGAGCAGGAAAGAGAATTACTGGCCGGACATGGGATGCAACTGGCTAGTAGCAGCAAGCAACAATTACTGGACGACTGGTTTTATATGTATATTGCCTTTACAGCGGCAAAAGATAGGATTTGGGTGAGCTATCCATTAAGTGATGAAGAGGGTAAATCGAAAATGCCGTCACAGCTCATTAAACGAATCGAAGACTTATTTCCAGCATGCTGTGATCATATTTTACTACAGGATCCGGATGAATTGGCAGAAGCAGATCGTTTTATTACTACTCCGTTGAAAACAAGATCAGCGTTAACAGCTCAATTAGCACGAATAAGAAAAGGGTACCCTGTAGGGCCAATTTGGTGGAATGTACTGAATTGGTATATGGACCATCATCCGAGGTTTGGTACAACACACACTATTTTGCAAAGCTTATATTATCAAAATAAACCTATAAACCTATCTTCTGAAACGGTGGAAGAATTATATCCACAACAGGTAAAAGCGAGCGTGTCCAGATTGGAATCCTATTATCGCTGCTCGTATCAGCATTTTGCAAAATACAGTTTAAATCTGGATGAACGAAAAATATATAAACTGGATGCACCTGACATCGGACAGCTTTTCCATGAAGCACTGAGAACAATTACAGAGTGGATACAAGCTGATGGGAAAGAATTTGGGCAACTATCGAAGAAAGATACAGATGTATATGCGCAAAAAGCGGTAGTTAATTTGGCACCTATCCTGCAACATCAAATATTGCACAGTTCAAACCGTTATAAATATATTCAGAAGAAATTACAGGATGTTATCGCAAGGGCGGCTTTTGTGTTAAGTGAACAAGCTAGAAGGAGTAACTTCTCACCTGTTGGACTGGAACTTGGATTCGGGAAGGGCCAAACACTCCCACCACTTACCCTTGGCTTAGAAAATGGATATGAACTCATGCTCCGCGGGCGAATTGATCGTGTGGATAAAGCAGTTAATGAAGAGGATTTATTCCTTCGAATTATTGATTATAAATCGAGTGCAAAAGGTTTGAACCTTATCGAGGTTTATTATGGACTGGCATTACAAATGCTGGCGTATCTGGATGTTGTACTCTCCAATTCCGAGCAATGGCTTGGGACAAGAGCTACACCAGCAGGGGTGCTTTATTTCCACGTACACAATCCGATGATCTCTAAAAATGAAAAAGTGAATGATGAAGCCCTTGAACAGGAAATTTTCCGGAAGTATAAAATGCAGGGGATGCTTCTGTCGGATGAAGAAATGGTGAGGCAGATGGACACATCCCTAGAATCAGGCTCAAGTCAGGTTGTTCCAGCGGGAGTTAAAAAGAATGGCGGTTTTTACAGTTATTCCAAAATAGCGGATTATGATACTTTTACAAGCCTGCAGAACCATATTCATCAAATGATGATGCAGGCAGGTATTGATATGACAGAGGGCGGCGTACACTTAAATCCCTATCAGCATAAACAAGAAATTGCTTGTACGTATTGCCCGTTCCATTCACTTTGCCAATTTGATCCGATCTTAGAAACGAACAATTATCGAAAA is part of the Virgibacillus sp. NKC19-16 genome and harbors:
- the lepB gene encoding signal peptidase I, which translates into the protein MKKLNYRRIIPVIIFTLVLVVVFRSLFFASYEVDGESMEPTLNDGNLLMVNTFIYDITEVDRFDVIVFHANQQADYVKRVIGLPGDTVEYKNDSLYVNGEHWDEAFLESYAQASDSTPFTNDFTLTEITGKEEVPEGKLFVMGDNRQDSLDSRSFGFISAEQLVGKVDIKYWPLNQNSFTLGK
- the addB gene encoding helicase-exonuclease AddAB subunit AddB, encoding MGIRFLLGRAGTGKSGRSLDEIKEKLLDDPQGPKLFYIVPDQMTFQQEYALFNDKDIKGSIRGQVVSFSRLAWRVLQETGGGTRQFISSVGIQMMLRKIIEERQGDWRVFQKAMEKQGFLDQLENMITEFKRYEVTPDDLQTQIHQIKQYVHKEPGEEALAAKLEDLAYIYEKLIYALEGNYIDSEDQLQLLTNKIQESTLLEDAEIYFDGFHRFTPKELTVVEALMKKCRRVTVTLTVDHQQDTEVSELDLFYQTTETYHVLQEIARNNQINIEETVELDPANGRFKDRPYLAHLESNFDVRPALTFDGEAPLNIAEAVHPRAEVEGAAQEIIRLVREENYRFQDIAVFIRETGTYHDLIDTIFSDHDIPVFIDEKRTMLNHALIEFIRSALDVVEGNWRYDAVFRLLKTGFIPSSNPDFPLTNDAIDELENYVLEYGIRSRSSWTGDKEWVFQRFRGFDQAAQTDSEKEIQQRINKYRYQVARALKPFDEQIRNARTVQELCEITYTLLEDLDVPKRLEQTREIYDDRGEIEKGREQEQVWNAVIQLFDEMVEIAGEESMTLSTLRTTLDAGFETLKFAHVPPTIDHVIVGTIDRSRISGIKCAFLLGVNDGVWPMKPAADGMINEQERELLAGHGMQLASSSKQQLLDDWFYMYIAFTAAKDRIWVSYPLSDEEGKSKMPSQLIKRIEDLFPACCDHILLQDPDELAEADRFITTPLKTRSALTAQLARIRKGYPVGPIWWNVLNWYMDHHPRFGTTHTILQSLYYQNKPINLSSETVEELYPQQVKASVSRLESYYRCSYQHFAKYSLNLDERKIYKLDAPDIGQLFHEALRTITEWIQADGKEFGQLSKKDTDVYAQKAVVNLAPILQHQILHSSNRYKYIQKKLQDVIARAAFVLSEQARRSNFSPVGLELGFGKGQTLPPLTLGLENGYELMLRGRIDRVDKAVNEEDLFLRIIDYKSSAKGLNLIEVYYGLALQMLAYLDVVLSNSEQWLGTRATPAGVLYFHVHNPMISKNEKVNDEALEQEIFRKYKMQGMLLSDEEMVRQMDTSLESGSSQVVPAGVKKNGGFYSYSKIADYDTFTSLQNHIHQMMMQAGIDMTEGGVHLNPYQHKQEIACTYCPFHSLCQFDPILETNNYRKLTDMKDEDILERLRKGEGK
- a CDS encoding TVP38/TMEM64 family protein; this encodes MYLMNIDFSDWKGILENEGWEEFIQQLLSEYESLGPLPGILLPFIEALLPFLPLIVFVIANAAAYGLLEGFLLSWIGASSGAVVVFLIIRKLSNTRIVKSIRKNKQVKIVTTWLERHGFGPLFLLMCFPFSPSSVINVVAGLSKISLQQFILAILLGKSVMIFSIAYVGASITEFAQNPVRTIIVGVCIVLFWIIGKYIEKRLEKKAMLKDNPNLEQKD